From a single Triplophysa rosa linkage group LG17, Trosa_1v2, whole genome shotgun sequence genomic region:
- the LOC130568376 gene encoding beta-1,4-galactosyltransferase 4-like, producing MTNHRSPLRSHGTPGLLEMISSLDYTSCCTITSHNDTRSGLQNESLNQRRYQAWRSRPLKRAVRSVPPSSAGDVRFNRAKLLNVGYLKALKDYNWDCFIHHDVDLIPENDQNLYVCEEQPKHPAVGRNSTGYKLRYKGYFGGVSAMTVDQFHQVNGFPNTYWGGEDDDLRILIQLQKMTIVCTPAEVARYTMVFHKRDSGYQVNKDS from the exons TCATGGGACCCCGGGGCTCCTGGAAATGATCTCTTCTCTGGATTATACGTCATGTTGTACAATCACATCACACAATGACACCAGGTCTGGTCTCCAAAACGAGAGCTTGAATCAGAGAAGATACCAAGCGTGGAGAAGCAGACCCCTAAAGAGAGCAGTCCGGAGCGTTCCCCCCTCCTCC GCTGGAGATGTGAGGTTTAACAGAGCAAAGTTGTTAAATGTTGGTTATCTGAAGGCTCTTAAGGATTACAACTGGGACTGTTTTATACACCACGATGTGGATCTCATCCCTGAGAACGATCAGAACTTATACGTCTGCGAGGAACAGCCCAAACATCCAGCGGTGGGGAGGAATTCCACCGGCTACAA GCTGAGATATAAAGGGTACTTTGGAGGAGTTTCAGCCATGACTGTGGACCAGTTCCACCAGGTGAACGGCTTTCCAAACACATACTGGGGCGGAGAGGACGATGACCTCCGAATACT GATACAGCTACAGAAGATGACAATAGTGTGTACGCCCGCCGAGGTGGCGCGTTACACCATGGTCTTTCACAAGAGAGACAGCGGATATCAAGTGAATAAAGACAG CTGA